One part of the Pseudopipra pipra isolate bDixPip1 chromosome 3, bDixPip1.hap1, whole genome shotgun sequence genome encodes these proteins:
- the CHRM3 gene encoding muscarinic acetylcholine receptor M3 isoform X2, whose protein sequence is MLTQYQFCFQKRSSQNYTVSDPTSRSDDPHWTILCQRATMIMQNNSSASPLFSNVSSFWKRDSHRPGLLEEAASLIGSYDFPQTTESFTFSTVESTNMTLNATSKDPLGGHTVWQVVLIAFLTGILALVTIIGNILVIVAFKVNKQLKTVNNYFLLSLACADLIIGVLSMNLYTTYIIMDHWALGSLACDLWLSIDYVASNASVMNLLVISFDRYFSITRPLTYRAKRTTKRAGVMIGLAWIVSFVLWAPAILFWQYFVGERTVPPDECFIQFLSEPIITFGTAIAAFYLPVTIMSILYWRIYKETEKRTKELAGLQASGSEAEAERFVHQTGSSRSCSSYELQRQSMKRSTRKKYGRCHFWLTMKSWEPNNDQGDQDHSSSDSWNNNDAAASLENSASSDEEDIATETRAIYSIVLKLPGHSAILNSTKLPSSEDLHESGDELQKSHTESKEKKPKKSHPPKSVQDGGNFQKSFSKIPVEPESEDTTAASDGISSVTKTSATLPLSFKEATLAKKFALKTRSQITKRKRMSLIKEKKAAQTLSAILFAFIITWTPYNIMVLANTFCSCIPKTFWHLGYWLCYINSTVNPMCYALCNKTFRNTFKMLLLCQCDKRKQRKQQYQQRQSVIFHKRIPREAS, encoded by the coding sequence ACTATGTCAGAGAGCCACAATGATCATGCAAAATAACAgttcagcctcacctctgtttTCAAATGTGAGCTCCTTCTGGAAGAGAGATTCACACAGACCAGGACTCCTTGAGGAAGCAGCATCACTCATTGGCAGCTATGATTTCCCTCAGACCACAGAGAGTTTTACCTTCTCCACTGTGGAATCAACAAACATGACCCTAAATGCCACAAGCAAAGACCCTCTGGGTGGACACACTGTCTGGCAAGTAGTTTTGATTGCTTTCCTCACGGGGATCCTTGCCCTGGTGACCATCATAGGAAACATCTTAGTGATTGTTGCATTTAAAGTTAACAAACAACTGAAAACGGTCAACAACTACTTCTTGTTGAGCCTTGCTTGTGCAGATTTGATCATCGGTGTTCTTTCCATGAATCTTTATACAACATACATCATCATGGACCACTGGGCTTTGGGAAGCTTAGCCTGTGATCTTTGGCTCTCCATTGACTATGTCGCCAGTAATGCCTCCGTCATGAATCTCCTTGTTATAAGTTTTGACAGGTATTTTTCCATCACTAGGCCACTAACATACAGAGCCAAACGAACAACCAAAAGGGCTGGGGTGATGATTGGTTTAGCATGGATAGTCTCTTTTGTTCTTTGGGCCCCTGCCATCTTGTTTTGGCAGTATTTTGTAGGGGAGAGGACTGTGCCTCCTGATGAATGTTTCATCCAGTTTCTAAGTGAACCTATCATCACTTTTGGCACTGCCATAGCTGCCTTTTATTTGCCAGTCACCATTATGAGTATTTTGTATTGGAGGATCTACAAGGAGACGGAGAAACGCACCAAAGAGTTAGCAGGGCTACAGGCTTCGGGCAGTGAAGCAGAGGCAGAACGCTTTGTACACCAGACCGGCAGCTCCCGAAGCTGCAGCAGCTACGAGCTGCAACGGCAGAGCATGAAGCGCTCCACTCGAAAGAAATATGGACGCTGCCATTTCTGGCTCACAATGAAGAGCTGGGAACCCAACAATGACCAGGGAGATCAAGATCATagcagcagtgacagctggAACAACAATGATGCTGCTGCCTCCCTTGAAAATTCAGCTTCCTCTGATGAAGAAGACATTGCTACAGAGACCAGAGCCATCTATTCAATCGTGCTGAAGCTTCCTGGTCACAGTGCTATCCTCAATTCCACAAAACTACCCTCCTCGGAAGATCTGCATGAGTCAGGGGATGAACTGCAGAAATCCCACACAGAAtctaaggaaaagaaaccaaaaaaatcgCACCCTCCCAAAAGTGTTCAGGATGGTGGAAATTTCCAAAAGAGCTTTTCTAAGATTCCAGTTGAGCCAGAGTCAGAAGACACAACCGCAGCTTCTGATGGCATCTCGTCAGTAACCAAGACATCTGCAACCTTGCCCTTGTCCTTCAAGGAAGCAACACTGGCAAAAAAGTTTGCCTTGAAGACCAGAAGTCAGATCACAAAGCGAAAACGAATGTCCCttatcaaagaaaagaaagcagcgCAGACACTCAGTGCCATTTTGTTTGCCTTCATCATTACATGGACCCCATATAACATCATGGTTCTGGCAAACACCTTTTGCAGCTGTATCCCCAAAACTTTCTGGCACCTGGGGTATTGGCTTTGCTACATCAATAGCACGGTGAACCCCATGTGCTATGCACTGTGTAACAAGACATTCAGAAACACCTTCAAGATGCTACTGCTGTGCCAGTGTGACAAACGAAAACAACGCAAACAGCAGTATCAGCAAAGGCAGTCTGTCATTTTTCATAAGCGGATCCCTAGGGAGGCTTCATAG
- the CHRM3 gene encoding muscarinic acetylcholine receptor M3 isoform X1 produces the protein MLLLFRVHAYMLTQYQFCFQKRSSQNYTVSDPTSRSDDPHWTILCQRATMIMQNNSSASPLFSNVSSFWKRDSHRPGLLEEAASLIGSYDFPQTTESFTFSTVESTNMTLNATSKDPLGGHTVWQVVLIAFLTGILALVTIIGNILVIVAFKVNKQLKTVNNYFLLSLACADLIIGVLSMNLYTTYIIMDHWALGSLACDLWLSIDYVASNASVMNLLVISFDRYFSITRPLTYRAKRTTKRAGVMIGLAWIVSFVLWAPAILFWQYFVGERTVPPDECFIQFLSEPIITFGTAIAAFYLPVTIMSILYWRIYKETEKRTKELAGLQASGSEAEAERFVHQTGSSRSCSSYELQRQSMKRSTRKKYGRCHFWLTMKSWEPNNDQGDQDHSSSDSWNNNDAAASLENSASSDEEDIATETRAIYSIVLKLPGHSAILNSTKLPSSEDLHESGDELQKSHTESKEKKPKKSHPPKSVQDGGNFQKSFSKIPVEPESEDTTAASDGISSVTKTSATLPLSFKEATLAKKFALKTRSQITKRKRMSLIKEKKAAQTLSAILFAFIITWTPYNIMVLANTFCSCIPKTFWHLGYWLCYINSTVNPMCYALCNKTFRNTFKMLLLCQCDKRKQRKQQYQQRQSVIFHKRIPREAS, from the coding sequence ACTATGTCAGAGAGCCACAATGATCATGCAAAATAACAgttcagcctcacctctgtttTCAAATGTGAGCTCCTTCTGGAAGAGAGATTCACACAGACCAGGACTCCTTGAGGAAGCAGCATCACTCATTGGCAGCTATGATTTCCCTCAGACCACAGAGAGTTTTACCTTCTCCACTGTGGAATCAACAAACATGACCCTAAATGCCACAAGCAAAGACCCTCTGGGTGGACACACTGTCTGGCAAGTAGTTTTGATTGCTTTCCTCACGGGGATCCTTGCCCTGGTGACCATCATAGGAAACATCTTAGTGATTGTTGCATTTAAAGTTAACAAACAACTGAAAACGGTCAACAACTACTTCTTGTTGAGCCTTGCTTGTGCAGATTTGATCATCGGTGTTCTTTCCATGAATCTTTATACAACATACATCATCATGGACCACTGGGCTTTGGGAAGCTTAGCCTGTGATCTTTGGCTCTCCATTGACTATGTCGCCAGTAATGCCTCCGTCATGAATCTCCTTGTTATAAGTTTTGACAGGTATTTTTCCATCACTAGGCCACTAACATACAGAGCCAAACGAACAACCAAAAGGGCTGGGGTGATGATTGGTTTAGCATGGATAGTCTCTTTTGTTCTTTGGGCCCCTGCCATCTTGTTTTGGCAGTATTTTGTAGGGGAGAGGACTGTGCCTCCTGATGAATGTTTCATCCAGTTTCTAAGTGAACCTATCATCACTTTTGGCACTGCCATAGCTGCCTTTTATTTGCCAGTCACCATTATGAGTATTTTGTATTGGAGGATCTACAAGGAGACGGAGAAACGCACCAAAGAGTTAGCAGGGCTACAGGCTTCGGGCAGTGAAGCAGAGGCAGAACGCTTTGTACACCAGACCGGCAGCTCCCGAAGCTGCAGCAGCTACGAGCTGCAACGGCAGAGCATGAAGCGCTCCACTCGAAAGAAATATGGACGCTGCCATTTCTGGCTCACAATGAAGAGCTGGGAACCCAACAATGACCAGGGAGATCAAGATCATagcagcagtgacagctggAACAACAATGATGCTGCTGCCTCCCTTGAAAATTCAGCTTCCTCTGATGAAGAAGACATTGCTACAGAGACCAGAGCCATCTATTCAATCGTGCTGAAGCTTCCTGGTCACAGTGCTATCCTCAATTCCACAAAACTACCCTCCTCGGAAGATCTGCATGAGTCAGGGGATGAACTGCAGAAATCCCACACAGAAtctaaggaaaagaaaccaaaaaaatcgCACCCTCCCAAAAGTGTTCAGGATGGTGGAAATTTCCAAAAGAGCTTTTCTAAGATTCCAGTTGAGCCAGAGTCAGAAGACACAACCGCAGCTTCTGATGGCATCTCGTCAGTAACCAAGACATCTGCAACCTTGCCCTTGTCCTTCAAGGAAGCAACACTGGCAAAAAAGTTTGCCTTGAAGACCAGAAGTCAGATCACAAAGCGAAAACGAATGTCCCttatcaaagaaaagaaagcagcgCAGACACTCAGTGCCATTTTGTTTGCCTTCATCATTACATGGACCCCATATAACATCATGGTTCTGGCAAACACCTTTTGCAGCTGTATCCCCAAAACTTTCTGGCACCTGGGGTATTGGCTTTGCTACATCAATAGCACGGTGAACCCCATGTGCTATGCACTGTGTAACAAGACATTCAGAAACACCTTCAAGATGCTACTGCTGTGCCAGTGTGACAAACGAAAACAACGCAAACAGCAGTATCAGCAAAGGCAGTCTGTCATTTTTCATAAGCGGATCCCTAGGGAGGCTTCATAG